The following are from one region of the Trichoderma breve strain T069 chromosome 5, whole genome shotgun sequence genome:
- a CDS encoding CAF1 family ribonuclease domain-containing protein, whose product MPPQLRAFGGGPGYLNANAQLNPFTPNNINSFNAAALNGGAAFPDTGFGSQSARMGFAHGPGATLQQPQHGGQVQHNALMDHPTLRTQPTNKGRIREVWKHNLEEEMAVLRDIIDKYPYVAMDTEFPGVVARPMGGFRGKSDYHYQCLRTNVDMLKVIQIGITLFNEDGETPPARPGPELGLSAAARRHLNGGPFPYSWQFNFKFSLKDDMYNEKSIESLQQAGIDFNLLERDGIDPHQFASLLIPSGLVCFDNVRWISFHGGYDFGYLTKLLICTPLPNDEVDFDHKMKLYFPMTYDVKHLMKFAIKLHNNGMLTPTDPGTTEILQKFEHKSGLENIAETLKVKRIGSAHQAGSDSLLTGKVFFQMRDRIFNGEIPDDHLGKVWGLGIPDVGIPMSMMGQGGDQNGNTPSTPNTGTAHLATTPAQSHNTNGLPNMGPMTPGGGGGVFGNFAFGGNGR is encoded by the exons ATGCCACCCCAGCTCCGGGCCTTCGGCGGCGGGCCCGGC TATctcaatgccaatgcccaGTTGAACCCCTTCACGCCGAATAACATCAACTCGTTCAACGCCGCAGCCCTCAATGGCGGCGCTGCCTTCCCCGACACGGGCTTTGGCAGCCAGAGCGCAAGGATGGGGTTTGCGCATGGGCCAGGGGCAACCctccagcagccgcagcatGGCGGCCAGGTGCAGCACAATGCCTTGATGGACCATCCCACATTGCGGACGCAGCCGACTAATAAGGGCCGGATACGCGAAGTCTGGAAACACAAcctcgaggaggagatggccgTGCTAAGAGACATCATTGACAAGTACCCTTATGTAGCCATG GACACGGAATTTCCTGGCGTTGTAGCAAGGCCCATGGGTGGTTTCAGAGGGAAGAGTGATTACCATTACCAGTGTCTACGGACCAACGTGGATATGCTCAAAGTCATCCAAATCGGCATCACGCTGTTCAACGAAGACGGCGAGACACCACCAGCACGACCGGGTCCTGAGCTGGGACTCAGTGCGGCAGCCAGGCGGCATCTTAACGGGGGCCCATTTCCGTACTCGTGGCAGTTCAACTTCAAATTCTCTCTAAAAGACGACATGTACAACGAGAAGTCGATCGAGTCTCTCCAGCAGGCCGGCATCGACTTTAACCTCCTGGAGCGCGACGGTATCGACCCTCACCAATTTGCCTCTTTATTAATACCGTCGGGTCTGGTATGCTTCGATAACGTCCGATGGATATCCTTCCACGGTGGCTACGACTTTGGCTATCTCACAAAGCTGCTCATTTGCACCCCTCTTCCAAACGATGAGGTGGACTTTGAccacaagatgaagctgtATTTCCCCATGACATATGACGTGAAGCACCTGATGAAGTTTGCCATCAAGCTTCACAACAATGGGATGCTCACCCCCACCGACCCTGGCACCACTGAAATCCTGCAAAAGTTTGAGCACAAGTCGGGCCTGGAGAATATTGCGGAAACTCTCAAGGTTAAGCGCATCGGGTCTGCTCACCAGGCTGGCTCGGATTCCCTGCTGACCGGCAAGGTCTTCTTCCAGATGCGCGACAGAATATTCAACGGTGAGATTCCCGACGACCACCTCGGCAAGGTCTGGGGTCTGGGCATCCCCGACGTCGGCATACCCATGTCAATGATGGGCCAGGGCGGCGATCAGAACGGCAACACTCCCAGCACTCCCAACACGGGCACGGCGCATCTCGCGACGACTCCGGCTCAGAGCCACAACACGAATGGCCTGCCCAATATGGGGCCCATGACTCccggtggaggaggcggcgttTTTGGTAATTTTGCATTTGGAGGGAACGGCAGATAG